A portion of the Pirellulales bacterium genome contains these proteins:
- the sucC gene encoding ADP-forming succinate--CoA ligase subunit beta — translation MKIHEFQAKQIFRAAGVPVPRSIVAKTPAEAAQAFRDLGKPISVVKAQIHAGGRGKGTVKTNAQQRGVQLVKSAEESAAVAENLLGKELVTIQTGPAGTTVRQVLVEEGCDIGRELYLGIVVDRAAKSPVLICSAQGGVNIEEVAEKTPEAIFTEAFDPDRGLQSFQVRKMCQALEITGPTARQADKFFKDICRLFVAQDASLVEINPLVITKSGELLALDGKMTFDENADFRQPGHAELRDLAEEDPFEIRAGEAGLSYVKLNGNIGCLVNGAGLAMSTMDLIKLHGGEPANFLDVGGGANVEQVTKAFEILLSDQDVRGVLVNIFGGIMRCTTIATAIVAAYQTVGFNVPLVVRLEGTEVEQGRKILADSGFPIISAVGLTDAAQKIVAAVKQAK, via the coding sequence ACGAGTTTCAAGCCAAGCAAATCTTTCGCGCGGCGGGTGTTCCAGTGCCCCGTTCGATCGTCGCCAAAACCCCGGCAGAGGCCGCGCAGGCGTTCCGCGACCTGGGCAAGCCTATCAGCGTGGTCAAGGCCCAAATTCACGCGGGGGGCCGCGGCAAAGGGACCGTCAAGACCAACGCCCAGCAGCGCGGGGTGCAACTGGTCAAAAGTGCGGAGGAAAGCGCGGCCGTGGCCGAAAATCTATTGGGGAAGGAGCTGGTCACCATCCAAACCGGTCCCGCGGGGACGACCGTGCGGCAGGTGTTGGTGGAGGAAGGGTGCGACATCGGGCGCGAACTGTACCTGGGCATTGTGGTGGACCGCGCGGCCAAGTCGCCGGTGCTGATTTGCTCCGCCCAGGGGGGGGTAAATATTGAGGAGGTGGCGGAAAAGACGCCCGAGGCGATCTTTACCGAGGCCTTTGATCCCGATCGCGGTTTGCAAAGTTTTCAGGTGCGTAAAATGTGCCAGGCGTTGGAAATTACCGGTCCAACAGCGCGGCAGGCGGACAAATTTTTTAAGGATATTTGCCGGTTGTTTGTGGCTCAGGATGCGTCTCTGGTGGAAATCAATCCGCTGGTCATCACTAAAAGCGGCGAACTCTTGGCGTTGGATGGCAAGATGACATTTGACGAAAATGCCGACTTTCGCCAGCCGGGGCATGCGGAACTGCGGGACCTGGCGGAAGAAGACCCCTTCGAGATTCGCGCGGGCGAGGCGGGTCTGAGTTATGTCAAGCTGAACGGCAATATTGGCTGTTTAGTCAATGGGGCCGGGCTGGCGATGAGCACGATGGATCTGATTAAGCTGCATGGAGGAGAACCGGCGAACTTTTTGGACGTGGGGGGGGGAGCCAATGTCGAGCAAGTCACCAAGGCGTTTGAGATTTTATTATCTGATCAGGATGTGCGTGGGGTGTTGGTGAATATTTTTGGCGGGATCATGCGCTGCACGACGATCGCCACGGCGATTGTGGCGGCGTACCAGACCGTGGGATTTAACGTGCCATTGGTAGTCCGGCTGGAGGGAACCGAAGTGGAGCAAGGGCGCAAAATTCTCGCCGACAGCGGCTTTCCAATTATTTCGGCGGTGGGGCTGACCGACGCGGCGCAAAAGATCGTGGCGGCGGTCAAGCAAGCAAAGTAA
- a CDS encoding Xaa-Pro peptidase family protein, producing the protein MPQNPLLDISPPHCRERQARLLQAMQEKRLDLVILTRIEHVQWLCGPRFNWHHEPAAAIFADGHTLLVAPNKPPPVAAADEILVYEANSTSTLRNDQREKSSTVLVQAIRSRPAAQRVGIEYSCCSRHMMGHLQAIYVDVEPTLYHLRRIKHADELARLKHAIAATGAMYLRAREIVHPGVNELEVFNELQAAAVRACGEMLTGTGNDYASGQHGGPPRDRAIQAGELYILDLGPAYRGYFADNARVIAVGGSPTTRQTAAWQTVADVFPLIESAVKPGVRAREIYRRAQHHIAQFPGGVWRSHLGHGIGLFPHEAPHLNPNWDDTFQAGEVIAVEPAVYADEELRQGIRLENNYLVTEQGVELLSDFPLGL; encoded by the coding sequence ATGCCACAAAACCCCTTACTTGACATTTCCCCCCCGCACTGCCGCGAACGCCAGGCGCGCCTGCTCCAGGCGATGCAAGAAAAAAGACTCGATTTGGTCATTCTCACCCGGATCGAGCATGTGCAATGGCTGTGCGGCCCGCGCTTTAACTGGCATCACGAACCAGCCGCCGCGATCTTTGCCGACGGCCACACGCTGCTGGTCGCGCCCAATAAACCTCCCCCCGTCGCCGCCGCCGATGAAATTCTGGTGTACGAGGCCAATTCCACCTCCACCCTCCGCAATGACCAGCGGGAAAAATCTTCGACCGTGCTCGTGCAGGCCATCCGTTCCAGGCCCGCCGCGCAACGCGTAGGCATTGAGTATTCCTGCTGTTCGCGGCACATGATGGGTCATTTGCAGGCCATCTATGTCGATGTGGAGCCGACTTTGTACCATCTGCGGCGGATCAAACACGCCGATGAACTGGCCCGGCTGAAACACGCCATCGCCGCCACGGGGGCCATGTACCTCCGCGCGCGGGAAATTGTCCATCCCGGCGTCAACGAATTGGAGGTCTTTAATGAACTGCAGGCCGCGGCTGTTCGCGCTTGTGGTGAAATGCTGACCGGGACCGGGAACGACTACGCCAGCGGCCAGCATGGCGGCCCGCCGCGGGACCGAGCGATTCAGGCCGGTGAACTTTACATATTAGACCTGGGCCCCGCTTACCGAGGGTATTTTGCCGATAACGCCCGCGTCATCGCGGTCGGTGGATCGCCCACAACGCGGCAAACCGCGGCTTGGCAGACCGTCGCGGACGTCTTTCCCTTGATCGAAAGCGCAGTTAAACCGGGGGTACGAGCCCGTGAGATTTATCGCCGGGCGCAGCATCACATTGCTCAATTTCCCGGAGGCGTATGGCGCTCGCACCTGGGGCACGGAATTGGTCTATTTCCGCATGAAGCTCCGCACCTGAATCCCAACTGGGACGATACCTTCCAGGCGGGAGAGGTTATTGCCGTAGAGCCGGCTGTTTACGCCGACGAGGAGTTGCGGCAGGGAATTCGGCTGGAAAACAACTACTTGGTGACGGAGCAGGGAGTGGAACTGCTCAGTGATTTTCCCTTGGGGCTGTAA
- the sucD gene encoding succinate--CoA ligase subunit alpha: MSILINKQTRVICQGITGKVGAFHTKGCLEYGTQMVGGVTPGKRGETVEGLPVFDTVAEAVRQTGANATMIFVPPAFSADAILEAVDAGIGVICAITEGVPVLDMARVYPIVKRSKSVLIGPNCPGVITPDQCKIGIMPGYIHKPGGVGVISRSGTLTYEAVWQLTSLGLGQSTCVGIGGDPIVGTSQIELLEMFERDPGTEAILMIGEIGGTAEEEAAAYAKEHVTKPLAAFIAGQTAPPGKRMGHAGAIISGGQGTAAEKIKALRAAGFEIANGPADLGAAVKRAMSTKR, encoded by the coding sequence ATGTCCATCCTCATTAACAAACAAACCCGCGTGATTTGCCAGGGAATCACCGGCAAAGTCGGCGCCTTTCACACCAAGGGTTGCCTGGAATACGGCACGCAAATGGTCGGCGGCGTCACCCCCGGCAAACGCGGCGAAACCGTCGAGGGACTGCCGGTCTTTGACACCGTGGCCGAGGCGGTTCGCCAGACCGGCGCGAACGCCACGATGATCTTTGTCCCGCCGGCGTTCTCCGCGGATGCCATCCTGGAGGCGGTCGATGCCGGCATCGGTGTGATCTGCGCTATTACCGAAGGGGTCCCCGTCCTGGATATGGCCCGCGTGTACCCGATCGTCAAACGAAGTAAAAGCGTGCTCATCGGGCCAAACTGCCCCGGCGTCATCACGCCCGACCAGTGTAAAATTGGCATCATGCCGGGCTACATCCATAAACCCGGTGGCGTCGGCGTTATCAGCCGCAGCGGCACACTCACGTATGAGGCCGTCTGGCAGCTCACCAGCCTGGGCCTGGGTCAATCGACCTGCGTGGGAATTGGCGGCGATCCCATTGTGGGGACTTCACAGATTGAACTGCTGGAAATGTTCGAGCGGGATCCGGGCACCGAAGCGATCCTGATGATTGGCGAAATCGGAGGGACCGCCGAGGAAGAAGCCGCCGCCTACGCCAAAGAACATGTGACCAAGCCCTTGGCGGCGTTCATTGCCGGGCAAACCGCGCCGCCGGGCAAACGGATGGGGCACGCGGGAGCGATCATCAGCGGCGGCCAAGGAACCGCCGCCGAGAAAATCAAAGCGCTCCGGGCAGCGGGATTTGAGATTGCCAATGGTCCCGCCGATCTCGGCGCCGCGGTAAAGCGGGCAATGTCCACCAAGCGGTAA
- a CDS encoding SUMF1/EgtB/PvdO family nonheme iron enzyme, producing the protein MRQDFQLLAVREKFMLRCRLSGILFFLCYFYLLPAPAAEPGFADAPPATGPVIKVGERYLVPYTVTLADDVSFTMIPVPGGKFRLGSPANEPAREVNEGPPLEVEVPPFWIGQAEVTWGEYKLYMASLDQVKNPDGVTAAPLTAENAADAVTIPSKLYEPTYTFEHGDNPRLPAVTMSQFGARQYTKWLSRRTGQIFRLPNEIEWEYACRAGSDTPYSHGNDPEQLGEYAWTAENSDEVPHLVMTKKPNAWGLYDMHGNVLEWTLDAYTPAGYDAAVQAPAGLAATNWPKQLFPRVLRGGSFEFSADRARSAARTPSDDKTWYDTDPNRPKSPWWLTDDPARGVGMRIIRPVAPPTAEERVKMWEIDNPQTERGVTERLKQGRGTKGVVLPQAVK; encoded by the coding sequence ATGCGACAAGACTTCCAGTTGTTAGCAGTCCGGGAGAAATTTATGCTGCGTTGCCGGTTAAGCGGGATATTGTTTTTTTTGTGCTATTTTTACCTTCTTCCCGCTCCCGCCGCCGAACCGGGTTTTGCGGACGCGCCGCCGGCGACCGGACCGGTGATCAAGGTGGGCGAGCGCTACCTGGTCCCTTATACTGTTACGCTGGCGGATGATGTCAGCTTTACCATGATCCCTGTCCCGGGCGGAAAATTCCGTTTAGGCTCTCCCGCCAACGAGCCCGCCCGAGAAGTGAACGAAGGCCCCCCGCTGGAGGTCGAGGTCCCCCCGTTTTGGATTGGCCAGGCGGAAGTCACCTGGGGAGAATACAAACTGTACATGGCGTCGCTCGACCAGGTGAAAAATCCCGATGGCGTTACGGCGGCTCCCCTCACAGCCGAGAACGCCGCCGACGCGGTGACCATCCCTTCCAAGCTATACGAGCCGACCTACACGTTTGAGCATGGGGACAACCCGCGCTTACCCGCCGTAACCATGAGCCAATTTGGCGCGCGGCAGTACACCAAATGGCTGAGCCGCCGAACCGGCCAAATCTTTCGCCTGCCGAATGAAATCGAATGGGAATACGCCTGCCGGGCGGGAAGCGACACCCCCTACAGCCACGGTAATGATCCGGAGCAACTAGGGGAATATGCCTGGACCGCCGAAAATTCAGATGAAGTGCCGCATCTGGTCATGACCAAAAAGCCCAACGCCTGGGGATTGTACGATATGCATGGCAACGTGCTGGAATGGACGCTAGATGCCTACACCCCGGCGGGTTACGACGCGGCGGTACAGGCCCCGGCGGGGCTGGCCGCGACCAACTGGCCCAAGCAACTTTTTCCCCGCGTGCTGCGCGGGGGCTCATTTGAATTTTCCGCCGACCGAGCGCGCAGCGCCGCCCGAACTCCTTCCGACGATAAAACCTGGTACGATACCGACCCCAACCGGCCCAAAAGCCCCTGGTGGCTGACGGATGATCCCGCGCGGGGCGTGGGCATGCGGATTATTCGTCCCGTCGCGCCCCCCACGGCCGAGGAGCGGGTCAAAATGTGGGAGATCGATAATCCGCAGACAG